Proteins from a genomic interval of Caulobacter sp. SL161:
- the gcvPB gene encoding aminomethyl-transferring glycine dehydrogenase subunit GcvPB, with the protein MSMNNVGRPTRPEAANDAANGHETLTGARGLLQDEALIFELDGWNKAGVDLPPVTAAPSSDLAGLLRDAPIGLPGLSEPEVVRHYVRLSQKNHAIDLALYPLGSCTMKHNPRLNEKMARLPGFSDIHPLQPTSTVQGALELMDRLAHWLKTLTGMPAVALTPKAGAHGELCGLLAIRAAHEAAGNGHRKTVLAPTSAHGTNPATAAFVGYTVVEIAQTEDGRVDLADLESKLGDHVAAIMVTNPNTCGLFERDVVEIARLTHAAGAYFYCDGANFNAIVGRVRPGDLGVDAMHINLHKTFSTPHGGGGPGAGPVVLSEALAPFAPTPWLTHGDNGFELAEHAGDDDAKTAFGRMSAFHGQMGMYVRAYAYMLSHGADGLRQVAEDAVLNANYIKAQLKDVMSPAFPQGPCMHEALFDDSWLEGTGVTTLDFAKAMIDEGFHPMTMYFPLVVHGAMLIEPTETESKHELDRFIAALRALAGAAKAGDTERFKGAPFHAPLRRLDETQAARKPRLRWKPVAAAPLAAE; encoded by the coding sequence ATGAGCATGAACAATGTCGGCCGCCCCACGCGTCCCGAAGCCGCTAACGACGCCGCCAACGGTCACGAGACCCTGACCGGCGCTCGCGGTCTGCTGCAGGACGAGGCCCTGATCTTCGAACTGGACGGCTGGAACAAGGCCGGCGTCGACCTGCCGCCGGTCACCGCCGCGCCGTCCAGCGACCTCGCCGGCCTGCTGCGTGACGCGCCGATCGGCCTGCCGGGCCTGTCGGAGCCGGAGGTCGTGCGCCACTATGTGCGCCTCAGCCAAAAGAACCACGCCATCGACCTGGCGCTGTATCCGCTGGGCTCGTGCACGATGAAGCACAATCCGCGCCTGAACGAGAAGATGGCGCGCCTACCCGGCTTCTCGGACATCCACCCGCTGCAGCCGACCTCGACGGTGCAGGGCGCGCTGGAGCTGATGGACCGTCTGGCCCACTGGCTGAAGACCCTGACCGGCATGCCCGCCGTCGCCCTGACGCCCAAGGCCGGCGCCCATGGCGAGCTCTGCGGCCTGCTGGCCATCCGCGCCGCCCACGAGGCGGCCGGCAACGGCCACCGCAAGACGGTCCTGGCGCCGACCAGCGCCCACGGCACCAACCCGGCCACGGCGGCCTTCGTCGGCTACACCGTCGTCGAGATCGCCCAGACGGAAGACGGCCGCGTCGACCTGGCGGACCTGGAGTCCAAGCTCGGCGACCACGTGGCCGCCATCATGGTCACCAATCCCAACACCTGCGGCCTGTTCGAGCGCGACGTCGTCGAGATCGCCCGCCTGACCCATGCGGCCGGGGCCTATTTCTACTGCGACGGCGCCAACTTCAACGCCATTGTCGGCCGGGTGCGTCCGGGCGATCTGGGCGTCGACGCCATGCACATCAACCTGCACAAGACCTTCTCGACGCCGCACGGCGGCGGCGGTCCGGGCGCGGGTCCGGTGGTGCTGAGCGAAGCCCTGGCGCCGTTCGCGCCGACGCCCTGGCTCACCCACGGCGACAACGGCTTTGAGCTGGCCGAGCACGCCGGCGACGACGACGCCAAGACCGCCTTTGGCCGCATGAGCGCCTTCCACGGTCAGATGGGCATGTATGTCCGCGCCTACGCCTACATGCTCAGCCACGGGGCCGACGGCCTGCGTCAGGTGGCCGAGGACGCCGTCCTCAACGCCAACTACATCAAGGCCCAGCTCAAGGACGTGATGAGCCCGGCGTTCCCCCAAGGGCCGTGCATGCACGAGGCGCTGTTCGACGACAGCTGGCTGGAAGGCACCGGCGTGACCACGCTCGACTTCGCCAAGGCGATGATCGACGAGGGCTTCCACCCGATGACCATGTACTTCCCGCTGGTCGTCCACGGCGCGATGCTGATCGAGCCGACCGAAACCGAGAGCAAGCACGAGCTGGATCGCTTCATCGCCGCCCTGCGCGCCCTGGCGGGCGCCGCCAAGGCTGGGGACACCGAGCGATTCAAGGGCGCCCCCTTCCACGCGCCGCTCCGGCGCCTGGACGAGACTCAGGCCGCCCGCAAGCCCCGGTTGAGGTGGAAACCTGTTGCTGCGGCGCCACTAGCGGCTGAATAG
- the gcvH gene encoding glycine cleavage system protein GcvH, translating into MRFTKDHEWVIVEGDVATVGITAYAAEQLGDVVFVETPEAGKVVKQGEGLAVVESVKAASDVYAPVSGEVIEGNGELAGAPETVNALPESGGWFAKIKLANPAELDALMDRDAYEAFLATL; encoded by the coding sequence ATGCGTTTCACCAAGGATCACGAGTGGGTCATCGTCGAGGGCGACGTGGCCACGGTCGGCATCACCGCCTACGCCGCCGAGCAACTGGGCGACGTCGTGTTCGTCGAGACCCCGGAAGCGGGCAAGGTCGTCAAGCAGGGCGAAGGTCTGGCTGTCGTCGAGAGCGTCAAGGCCGCTTCTGACGTCTACGCCCCGGTGTCGGGTGAAGTGATCGAAGGCAACGGCGAGCTGGCCGGCGCGCCGGAGACCGTCAACGCCCTGCCCGAAAGCGGCGGCTGGTTCGCCAAGATCAAGCTCGCCAACCCGGCCGAGCTCGACGCCCTGATGGACCGCGACGCCTACGAAGCCTTCCTCGCCACGCTGTAG
- the gcvT gene encoding glycine cleavage system aminomethyltransferase GcvT: MSDQDLKKTPLYDAHVAAGARMVPFAGYTMPVQYKDGVLKEHLWTREHAGLFDVSHMGQARIRSENPAKSFEKVVSADYQGLKAGKQRYGVLLNAEGGIVDDLMTARPDDDGLFVVVNGACKDNDYAIIARELAGEATVTRLEDRALLALQGPEAAAVLAAHVQEAAQMVFMDAKALSAFGVDAIISRSGYTGEDGYEISVPADAAERVWNTLLADARVKPIGLGARDSLRLEAGLPLYGHDLDETVSPIEAGLNFAVGKSRREAGDYLGAARIAKELAGELSRVRVNLKVLEGAPAREGAEIADEAGNVIGKVTSGGFAPSLGFSIAIGFAPPAYAAVGTKLKVIVRGKPAAAEVVASPFVPNRYARKI, encoded by the coding sequence GTGTCCGATCAAGATCTGAAGAAGACTCCGCTCTACGACGCCCATGTGGCGGCCGGCGCCCGCATGGTGCCGTTCGCGGGCTATACCATGCCCGTACAGTACAAGGACGGGGTGCTGAAAGAGCACCTGTGGACCCGCGAGCATGCGGGCCTGTTCGACGTCTCGCACATGGGGCAGGCCCGTATTCGCAGCGAGAACCCCGCCAAGAGCTTCGAAAAGGTCGTCTCGGCCGACTATCAGGGCCTGAAGGCCGGCAAGCAGCGCTACGGCGTGCTGCTGAACGCCGAGGGCGGCATTGTCGACGACCTGATGACCGCGCGTCCCGATGACGACGGCCTGTTCGTCGTGGTCAACGGCGCCTGCAAGGACAACGACTACGCCATCATCGCCCGCGAACTGGCGGGCGAGGCCACCGTGACCCGCCTGGAAGACCGCGCGCTGCTGGCGCTGCAAGGCCCCGAGGCCGCCGCCGTGCTGGCCGCCCACGTGCAGGAAGCCGCGCAGATGGTGTTCATGGACGCCAAGGCCCTGAGCGCCTTCGGCGTCGACGCCATCATCTCGCGTTCGGGCTATACCGGCGAAGACGGCTACGAAATCTCGGTGCCGGCCGACGCCGCTGAGCGGGTCTGGAACACCCTGCTCGCCGACGCGCGCGTCAAGCCGATCGGCCTGGGCGCCCGCGACAGCCTGCGCCTGGAGGCCGGCCTGCCGCTCTACGGCCACGACCTGGACGAGACCGTCTCGCCGATCGAAGCGGGCCTGAACTTCGCCGTCGGCAAGTCGCGCCGCGAGGCCGGCGACTATCTGGGCGCGGCCCGCATCGCCAAGGAGCTGGCCGGCGAGCTGTCGCGCGTCCGCGTGAACCTCAAGGTGCTGGAAGGCGCACCGGCCCGCGAAGGCGCCGAGATCGCCGACGAAGCAGGCAATGTCATCGGCAAGGTGACCAGCGGCGGCTTCGCCCCCAGCCTCGGCTTCTCGATCGCCATCGGTTTCGCCCCGCCCGCCTATGCGGCGGTGGGGACCAAGCTCAAGGTCATCGTCCGGGGCAAGCCGGCCGCCGCCGAGGTGGTGGCCAGCCCGTTCGTTCCGAACCGTTACGCCCGCAAAATCTAA
- the gcvPA gene encoding aminomethyl-transferring glycine dehydrogenase subunit GcvPA — protein MRYLPLTPEDRVEMLGAIGVKSIDDLFVDVPASARRDAPVDLPHHAGELDVEREMAGLARRNRAAGEGPFFCGAGAYRHHVPATVDHIIQRSEFLTSYTPYQPEIAQGTLQVLFEFQTQVAALTGMEVANASLYDGSTGAAEAVMMAQRVTRKNKAVMSGGLHPHYVGAIETLAHAAGVATQALPAAVDAEDAVIAAIDQDTACVVVQTPNVFGTVTDVSKIAEAAHAAGALLIVVTTEAVSFGLLKSPGEMGADIAVAEGQSIGNGLNFGGPYVGLFACKEKFVRQMPGRLCGETVDADGKRGFVLTLSTREQHIRRDKATSNICTNSGLCALAFSIHMSLLGETGLRQLAAVNHQKALALRDALKAVPGVEILTPRFFNEFAIKVPGKAAEVVETLAGHGIIAGVPFSRLDGAAGLDDVLLVAATETTLDIDINVFAKALTKVFAQ, from the coding sequence ATGCGCTACCTCCCCCTGACCCCCGAAGACCGCGTCGAGATGCTCGGCGCGATCGGCGTCAAGTCGATCGACGACCTCTTTGTCGACGTGCCGGCCTCGGCCCGCCGCGACGCGCCGGTGGACCTGCCGCACCATGCCGGCGAGCTGGATGTCGAACGCGAGATGGCGGGCCTGGCCCGTCGCAATCGCGCCGCGGGGGAGGGGCCGTTCTTCTGCGGCGCCGGCGCCTATCGCCACCACGTGCCGGCCACGGTCGACCATATCATCCAGCGGTCGGAGTTCCTGACCAGCTACACGCCGTACCAGCCGGAAATCGCCCAGGGCACCTTGCAGGTCCTGTTCGAGTTCCAGACCCAGGTCGCGGCCCTGACCGGCATGGAAGTGGCCAACGCCTCGCTCTATGACGGCTCGACCGGCGCGGCCGAGGCCGTGATGATGGCCCAGCGCGTCACCCGCAAGAACAAGGCGGTGATGTCGGGCGGCCTGCACCCGCACTATGTCGGCGCGATCGAGACCCTGGCCCACGCCGCCGGCGTCGCCACCCAGGCCCTGCCCGCCGCCGTCGACGCGGAAGACGCCGTGATCGCCGCCATCGACCAGGACACCGCCTGCGTCGTCGTCCAGACGCCGAACGTGTTCGGCACGGTCACCGACGTGAGCAAGATCGCCGAGGCGGCCCACGCCGCCGGCGCGCTGCTGATCGTGGTCACGACCGAAGCCGTCTCGTTCGGCCTGCTGAAGTCGCCCGGTGAAATGGGCGCCGACATCGCCGTGGCCGAGGGCCAGTCGATCGGCAATGGCCTGAACTTCGGCGGCCCCTATGTCGGCCTCTTCGCCTGCAAGGAAAAGTTCGTCCGCCAGATGCCGGGCCGCCTGTGCGGCGAGACGGTCGACGCCGACGGTAAGCGCGGCTTCGTGCTGACCCTGTCGACCCGCGAGCAACACATCCGCCGCGACAAGGCCACGTCTAACATCTGCACCAACAGCGGCCTCTGCGCGCTCGCCTTCTCGATCCACATGAGCCTCTTGGGCGAGACCGGCCTGCGCCAGCTGGCGGCGGTCAACCACCAGAAGGCCCTGGCCCTGCGTGATGCGCTGAAGGCCGTGCCGGGCGTGGAGATCCTTACGCCCCGCTTCTTCAACGAGTTCGCCATCAAGGTTCCGGGCAAGGCCGCCGAGGTCGTCGAGACCCTGGCGGGTCACGGTATCATCGCCGGTGTCCCGTTCTCGCGCCTAGACGGCGCCGCCGGCCTCGATGACGTGCTGCTGGTCGCCGCCACCGAGACCACGCTCGATATCGACATCAATGTTTTCGCCAAGGCCCTGACCAAGGTGTTCGCCCAATGA